CAAACCCATAAATCTAAAAGGCAATCACCTATAAGTAGGAAGCCTtttacaacacgaggaattcttCCAAGCGCGTCACCCAGCGAAGGTACTACTCATCGCACCATCTAGCAGGGGGATTTGCGTATTGGCTCCGGTGTTGGGGGCCACTGCGGGGATCGGTGACGGGACCGGTGTTTTGCCTGTCGGTATGGtagtagacggaagaatacaagatctagttgtatgtgtgatttgttttcgtctttaGCCCCCAAGCGACGCGAAAGGCGAGGGTGAAAACCCCCCCTGCGTTGTCTTCAGACTGCAAAAGGAAGTTCAATTAATAAGGCCATCAAACAGTTACATTgctgacgacaactttaacatttgtcgccagaccgcgaaaattcagtgctcatgcaatNNNNNNNNNNNNNNNNNNNNNNNNNNNNNNNNNNNNNNNNNNNNNNNNNNNNNNNNNNNNNNNNNNNNNNNNNNNNNNNNNNNNNNNNNNNNNNNNNNNNcagtgtttgcagcagtttccagtaaaaaacgcaaaacgtttatcaagaccaaattttaaaaaagttaaaattacagtgccagtgcaaaattgtgcaaaacgttcgttttagcctctaaaaaacacgttttatgaaaactactattttgcagtgtttgcagcagttttccagtaaaaacagcaaaaacctttatcaagaccaaattttaaaaaggttaaaattacagtgccagtgcaaaattgtgcaaaacgttcgttttagcctctaaaaaacacgttttatgaaaactactattttgcagtgtttgcagcagttttccagtaaaaacagcaaaaacctttatcaagaccaaattttaaaaaagttaaaattacagtgccagtgcaaaattgtgcaaaacgttcgttttagcctctaaaaacacgttttatgaaaactactattttgcagtgtttgcagcagttttccagtaaaaacagcaaaaacctttatcaagaccaaattttaaaaaagttaaaattacagtgccagtgcaaaattgtgcaaaacgttcgttttagcctctaaaaacacgttttatgaaaactactattttgcagtgtttgcagcagttttccagtaaaaacagcaaaaacctttatcaagaccaaattttaaaaaagttaaaattacagtgccagtgcaaaattgtgcaaaacgttcgttttagcctctaaaaacacgttttatgaaaactactattttgcagtgtttgcagcagttttccagtaaaaacagcaaaaacctttatcaagaccaaattttaaaaaagttaaaattacagtgccagtgcaaaattgtgcaaaacgttcgttttagcctctaaaaaacgttttatgaaaactactattttgcagtgtttgcagcagttttccagtaaaaacagcaaaaacctttatcaagaccaaattttaaaaaagttaaaattacagtgccagtgcaaaattgtgcaaaacgttcgttttagcctctaaaaaacacgttttatgaaaactactattttgcagtgtttgcagcagttttccagtaaaaacagcaaaaacctttatcaagaccaattttaaaaaagttaaaattacagtgccagtgcaaaattgtgcaaaacgttcgttttagcctctaaaaaacacgttttatgaaaactactattttgcagtgtttgcagcagttttccagtaaaaacagcaaaaacctttatcaagaccaaattttaaaaagttaaaattacagtgccagtgcaaaattgtgcaaaacgttcgttttagcctctaaaaaacacgttttatgaaaactactattttgcagtgtttgcagcagttttccagtaaaaacagcaaaaacctttatcaagaccaaattttaaaaaaaataaattacagtgccagtgcaaaattgtgcaaaacgttcgttttagcctctaaaaaacacgttttatgaaaactactattttgcagtgtttgcagcagttttccagtaaaaacagcaaaacctttatcaagaccaaattttaaaaaagttaaaattacagtgccagtgcaaaattgtgcaaaacgttcgttttagcctctaaaaaacacgttttatgaaaactactattttgcagtgtttgcagcagttttccagtaaaaacagcaaaaacctttatcaagaccaaattttaaaaaagttaaaattacagtgccagtgcaaaattgtgcaaaacgttcgttttagcctctaaaaaacacgttttatgaaaactactattttgcagtgtttgcagcagttttccagtaaaaacagcaaaaacctttatcaagaccaaatttttaaaaagttaaaattacagtgccagtgcaaaattgtgcaaaacgttcgttttagcctctaaaaaacacgttttatgaaaactactattttgcagtgtttgcagcagttttccagtaaaaacagcaaaaacctttatcaagaccaaattttaaaaaagttaaaattacagtgccagtgcaaaattgtgcaaaacgttcgttttagcctctaaaaaacacgttttatgaaaactaatattttgcagtgtttgcagcagttttccagtaaaaacagcaaaacctttatcaagaccaaattttaaaaaagttaaaattacagtgccagtgcaaaattgtgcaaaacgttcgttttagcctctaaaaaacacgttttatgaaaactactattttgcagtgtttgcagcagttttccagtaaaaacagcaaaaacgtttatcaagaccaaattttaaaaaaagttaaaattacagtgccagtgcaaaattgtgcaaaacgttcgttttagcctctaaataacacgttttatgaaaactaatattttgcagtgtttgcagccgttttccagtaaaaacagcaaaaacgtttatcatgaccaaattttaaaaaagttaaaattacagtgccagtgcaaaattgtgcaaaacgttcgttttagcctctaaataacacgttttatgaaaactaatattttgcagtgtttgcagcagttttccagtaaaaacagcaaaaacgtttatcatgaccaaattttaaaaaagttaaaattacagtgccagtgcaaaattgtgcaaaacgttcgttttagcctctaaataacacgttttatgaaaactatgattttgcagtgtttgcagcagttttccagtaaaaacagcaaaaacgtttatcatgaccaaattttaaacagttaaaattacagtgccagtgcaaaattgtgcaaaacgttcgttttagcctctaaataacacgttttatgaaaactaatattttgcagtgtttgcagccgttttccagtaaaaacagcaaaaacgtttatcatgaccaaattttaaaaaagttaaaattacagtgccagtgcaaaattgtgcaaaacgttcgttttagcctctaaataacacgttttatgaaaactaatattttgcagtgtttgcagccgttttccagtaaaaacagcaaaaacgtttatcatgaccaaattttaaacagttaaaattacagtgccagtgcaaaattgtgcaaaacgttcgttttagcctttaaataacacgttttatgaaaactaatattttgcagtgtttgcagcagttttccagtaaaaacagcaaaaacgtttatcatgaccaattttaaaaaagttaaaattacagtgccagtgcaaaattgtgcaaaacgttcgttttagcctctaaataacacgttttatgaaaactaatattttgcagtgtttgcagccgttttccagtaaaaacagcaaaaacgtttatcatgaccaaatttgaaaaaagttaaaattacagtgccagtgcaaaattgtgcaaaacgttcgttttagcctctaaataacacgttttatgaaaactaatattttgcagttttttccagcagttttccagtaaaaacagcaaaaacgtttatcatgaccaaattttaaaaaagttaaagttacagtgccagtgcaaagttgtgcaaaacgttcgttagcctctaaataacacgttttatgggttaggggccgatatatctctccctcaatgccgtaccggcaggcgaggtcggtagcagaaagcagcgaaaggccaactgcgtccaaaagcgatcgcacgggccgaaatcccgggatgactcgtttggtacgacgttccagcgccacgtctggaggtactgcatatttctctcgtgttcaaacattccgtcaccgtatgcgcaaatgttctggccctcccatacctagcctacccaaaaaatTGATGTACTGTTTTTCACGAAGAACTGACATTTTAGTTGATTCTACAGGAATGAAGATAActtaagaaccgtgcgtgtctggtttTCTTCAAACCGCGGTGAGAAacggtttcatgcagactgggacgcctaaaatactctgttgtaaacatggcggttcacgagtgaagttgtctcacTGGcgtttctgtggacgaattccagcacctaccgatacaattcggCCAAGTTTTGAaacctaaaaacttcaatcgatgcggtattttgctggtaggactagGTGACCTACAGTaataaaaaatctatgaaatgagaatcggggatcttcccttATCATGAAATGGcggaattacccagaattcgttttgggCATGAACAAGGCAACTTGACAAGCACGAGAGTGGCCCTCATCAATACGGCTGAAGCGCGGCGCGTCGGGgaaaaaagtagtgagaagaagatttccagccaCATAGTAAGgaatagccctggtgtgtgctgttaacgtagacgtttgatttctaaacaagtttttatcatagaaaaatTGCCACGAAGTAGTGCTTTTTCGCTGTAAGAGTGTTATTCTTGTAtcaaaaactggcctttcgccagttgttcttgtcaaaagaacggtataatgtaaatcaGAGAATACTAAGATTTAAATTAACAGAATACGAAAGGCGAACTCTCTATGATCTCTaggcaataagcgcattcaagaTCTCTTGATATTAATAgtataaaactctgtttttgaaggattttcctGCTACTACATATGAAAAACAAGCCAGTTTTCTCTCTGGTCTTCTTCTCATGATCGATGttggcggaaattacattctgtccctcaatttatctagaacaaccagttatggtcttaattctctttcttacttcagtttcagctaagttatggaatgcgctaCTTGATTTTACCCGTACTGACTAAGTTAAGAGGTTCTAAAATGGGAATTcaggccgcattttgtatagtATAGCTCCTGTTTAAAAAATTACACTTTCTTCGaatatttcatatttagttACTTTCCCGTATGGGCTATGTAgttaagctgtaaatgtaatgtctgggagatattagctcttgtaattGCGccgaaattcgagatgaaagaaagtttacactTGAGTGTGTGTTACCTTTAACAGGGCGCATCTGTACACTTTGCATTGTGccactccagtgcttaccatatgagagataaaatgactttttccttgtatatttaaaccatcgaaaccttatgttaaattgtaatgacaagggcggtctggagctgtgagtaggcgtgggatttgtgaCATGTGGCTTAGGGGCCTACATATCTCTCCTTAACAGAAGGAATAGTTTCGCTATTTTGTAAACCGCTTTGTGTCATTTCATTTTCGCATATTTCGCGTTGTCAGCCCTAGCGCTCCTTAACACCTACGAGCTCATTGTATTCCTTTGTATAATTTTGCTTTTGCGCCTTCGCCTCGTTATATATGTAGATCAGCTAGTTTTTTCGTCACCTGCTTAGTATAAAGTtagcattttttagttttaggGCGGTTCTGTTTTGGCATTTTCGTTCGGCTTGAATGTTTGGGTTTCTAAACAGAAGACAGAagttaaaggttttttttttggcatttcgtTCGGCCAAAAATtggtagcagagcgaggttcTAAGGTTGTATGGGTCGGAGTTTTTGTACGCTTTAATGTTGTAGAAGTTCATTCCAAGATTTAAGAATGGAAGGAGATTTTGAAGGCAAAGAAAGCGCCGACGATTGCGAGACATTGTTGGAGAAATTAAGAAGTCAAAAGCGATTGTGCAAAATGCAGTTAACGAAGCTGTATTCTCGTTTGTTGAGACTGATGTCAAGAGAAGTGACTGACGTCGAGGAGCTTTTAACCGCTCTAGAAGCAACACAGGAAAAGATGTTGGATGTATTGCAAGTTCTGGAGGATTAAATCGTTATTTATCAATCGAAGGGAGACGAGCAAAGTGTGAAACGTGCCGAAGCTGAGATGGAGAAAGTAACGACGGATACGGACAAAGAAATTGCTACGGTAAAGGAGTTTTTGACCTCACTTACATTAAAAGCATCGTCGATGAGTGATGCAGAGTCCCAAGGAGACCTGTTAGAAGAGAAGGCTCCAAAGTCAAACAAAACAGGAGGGATATCGGTTGGTCAAGCGGATAAGAATTTAGAACGAATTAAGTTGCCAAAATTTAATGGAGACAAGACTAAATTCGAAATTTTTTGGGCGACTTTTTAAAGTATCGTGGACGAAACCGATGAACCAGCCAAGTATAAAATGATCCGATTAAAATCGTGCCTCGAAGGCAAGGCAGAAGAAGCAATCTCAAGGTTGGAGTTCTCCGGAGAAGCCTACGAAGAAGCAAAAAACACATTAAAGCGTAGATTTGGTGGGGAAAGACGGCAGCTTCAGAACTACTTGGAGGAAATCAAGAAAATTCGGCCACTCCAAGAGGGAAACATTCAGGAACTTGATAAGTTTGCTGATATCCTTGTATCCACAGTTATAACTCTCCGTGAACACAACCGTGAAAGTGAGTTAGAACCTGGTAGTCTCCTCTTCTCTCTTGTTTTAGAGAAAATTCCGAAGACCATGCTGTCGAGATATTTCCGCTGGGCTTCTGAGAGTCATCGATTGGAATCACTTCAAACCCTTCGAGATTGGATGGTCGAGGAATCCGAGTACCAAATTAAGGCTACAGAGAGCATTGAGGGGCTTGGAGCCAAGGGAAGGCAGAGAGAGGATGACCGAAGGAAAAATCGTTCGTTCAGTACTTTAAGAGTGAGAGGGCACCCTCAGTTTCAGAGGAGGTGTGACTTTTGTGAGGGGAGTCACGGAATATGGGCCTGCCCACGGTTCAGAGAAGAAAGTGTTGAGGAGAGATGGAGAGTCGCTAAAGACAAGAAATTGTGTTTTCGCTGTTTGTCTAGCAATCACCAAGGAAAGCACTGCTTTCGATCAAGAGATTGCGGAGTAGATGGTTGTAAGAGAAGTCACCACAAGTTGCTTCATCTTTCGGAAGATGTCACTAATCGAGTAGCGTCTGTTGGAGATGCAAATATTTCAAATGTATCCTCACCCTCTCAAAGAGTCATTGCATGTGAAAACACTGCGGGGAACACCGAACAAGGGTCCGAAGAGCGTTCACAAATTACCACCTTAACGTCTGCGCAGTACAAGGAAGTTGTATTCCTTTGAACTGTACCAGTCTGGCTCAAATCGaaagggaagaaaattaaagtcaACGCAGTCCTGGATGATGCAAGTACTGTTTCTTATGTAAACGAAGAGGTCGCTGGAGCTCTTGGTTTATCTGCCACGTACGAAAAGGTTTCAGTTAATGTTCTAAACGAGAATGTAGAGACATTTGACTCAATGCCTGTTAGCTTCACTTTGGAGAGCTGTGATGGAAACGTGAAGATACCCTTCCAGGCTCTGACTTGCCCTCGTCGAGTGACCGGAACCTACAAGATAGTTGATTGGCAAAGGTATCAGAGCAGTTGGCCTCATCTGAGCGTTTGCAAGTTCCCAGACCCTTCTGCTGACCCGATTGTTGATTTGCTGATCGGACAGGACCAAATCGATCTACATTTTTCCAAATGCGATGTAAAAGGGAACCCAGGAGAGCCCGTAGCCAGGTTAGGTCCATTGGGATGGTCCTGTATTGGTCATCCAGACAGAAGAAGTACTGCCAAAGCGATACAAACGAATTTAGCGTACACTCTTTTCTGGAGACCTCGGGTGTTTGACGAAATTAACGACTCATTGAAGCGGTTCTGGGAAATCAAAACCCTGGGAATTCAGAAATCCAAGCCGTATATTATGACAGttgaagagaaaattgcttTTGAGAAGGTGAATCAGTCCTTAGTCCACGATGGTGAACGTTACCAAGTGGCCGTTCCATGGAAGTCGGACTGCCCCACCCTACCGAACAACTTCGAAATGGCTTGCAGTCGATTAAAAAATACAGAGAAGCGTCTGTTAAGGCAGCCTATAGTGGGACAAGAGTACAACCAAATTATCGCGTCGTATTTAGACAAGGGTTATATTCACAAGATTAACGAGACAGACAAAGAACCACCTATTGTCTGGTATCTTCCCCATTTCCCAGTTTGTCGTTCCGAAAGAACGACAACCAAGACGAGAATTGTATTTGATGCCAGTGCCAAGTTTCAGGGAACGTCTTTGAACGAGGAACTTTATGCAGGACCTAAGCTCCAAAACGGTCTATTTGACGTGCTCCTGCGATTCCGTCGTTTTCCCGTTGCTGTTGCCTGTGATGTAAGTGAGATGTACTTACAGATTCGTATCCCGATAGAAGATCGTCGAAAGTTCAGATTTCTTTGGAGGAATTTAGAAGTTGATCGAAAGCCTGATATCTACGAATTTGAACGAGTGGTATTCGGTGACGCTTCAGCCCCTTTTCGCGCACAGTACGTGTCCCAGGAAAATGCAAGAACTTACCAGAAAGAGTTTCCTCATGCATCCACTACGGTCTGCAAATCTACCTATATGGATGACTCACTAGATTCCGTGAGGGACAACCAGATGGCTATTCAGCTATTTGAAGAACTCCAAGCTCTATGGGCAAAGGCCGGAATGAAAGCCAGGAAATGGCTCAGTAATTCACCGGAAGTGCTAACAATGATCCCTCAAGAGCTACGAGCCTATGAGATCAACCTTAAGGATAGCTTACCTGCTGCAAAGACCCTTGGCGTTTCATGGCGAGCCCAGCAAGACGTTTTGACTTTTCAAGCTAAGAAGCTGCCTGAAGAAGACAAACTTACCAAGCGGATTATTCTCAGGAAAGTAGCGGGAGTTTTTGATCCTCTAGGTCTTGCGGGTCCTTTTGTCGTATGTGCAAAAATCCTCTTACAGGAAATGTGGACCAAGGGCCTCAACTGGGACGAGCCTATTGATCACGAACTTTCAAGTCGAGCAAAAAAATGGTTCTCTGAATTGGAGGCTTTGCAGGAAATTTGTGCTCCGAGATGCCTTCAAGAATCAAAACGCGAAAAGTCCGTTTCCGTGCAAACTTTCGTTGACGCCTCAAGTGAAGCATATGGTGCAGTGAGCTATCTAAGAAGCGAGTATTCTCAAGGCTGCTATGTCGTTCGAATCATCGCATCAAAAACAAGAGTTTGTCCATTGACACCGATTAGCACTCCTAGATTAGAATTGATGGCAGCCGTTCTAGGTCTCCGTTTAACACTTTCGatccttgctgccctagacatTTCTATTGGCCACGCTCGATTCTGGTCTGACAGTATGAATGTCCTGTATTGGATTCGAGGCAAAGGAAAGCAGTATCTTCCGTTTGTGGCAAACAGAATCGGGGAGATCCAAAGTCAGTCAAACCCGGAGTAGTGGCAATACGTGGAAACGGATGAGAATCCTGCTGATTTGTGTTCTCGTGGTCTTTCAGCGTCGCGTCTTAAAGACAACACCTTATGGTGGAGAGGGCCCGATTTTCTGACGAAGCACGAGTCTGAATGGCCAAAGGCTAAGATTAAAGAAGGATCAGAAGTGAAGATGGAAGCCAAGAAAAAGTTAACATTGACGTCATCACTGAACTTCGTACTACCCCACAGGCCGCAGGATCGCAAATGGAGACTCCATCCTTCTAACTGGTCCAGTTGGCTAAGGCTCACCAGAGTGTGCGCATGGGTCCTAAGGTTCGTTCTAAACTGCAGATCTCCCCGTCAAGAACGTCTTTCAGAGTCATTGTCCCCTGAGGAAATAGAAAATGCTGAAATACTAATTATCCGTGAAGCTTAGCAAGCCGCATTTACCGAGGAGTATCGTGCCCTCCAAGAGAACAAGTTGATTTCAAAGAAAAGCCGTTTGAAAACACTAGTGCCTCTGCTAGACGAAGATGGTCTGATTCGCTGCGATGGTCGTCTGCGATTCGCAGAGTTCCTGCCCTACGACACGCGATTTCCTATTATCCTCCCAAGAGGAAGCTGGACAACAAAATTGATCGTAAAACATTTCCACGAGGCTGGACATCACGTCTCAGGAACAAACCACATCCTTGCAAACTTGTCCACCAAATACTGGATACCAGCAGCACGAGAAGAAATTCgccaatgggaaaatgaatgcAACAAATGTAAGAGACGAAAAGCAAGAGTCGCTCAACAAATCATGGCACCACTGCCCCTTGTCCGACTGCGATTACCACTTCGAGCATTTGCTCGAGTCTCAGTTGACTATGGTGGCCCTTTTATTACCGTCCAGGGTCGGGGAAAGCGAAGAGAGAAACGCTGGTTGTGTCTATTCACCTGCCTAACATGTCGCGCAGTACATTTGGAGATGTCGTTTGGTTTAGACACTGACAGTTTTCTTAAGTGTTTCGTTCGAATGGCAAGTCGCCGGGGATACCCTCAAGAGATCGTTAGTGACCGAGGTACAAATTTCATCGGAGCGGACCGGGAACTTCGGGAACTACTGGATGGTCTGGATCGAGACAAGATCAAAGACCAAACTGTAAGCAAAGGAGTGAAATGGTTCTTTAATCCACCTTTGGCGCCCCATTTCGGAGGAGTTCATGAAGTTATGATCAAGGCAGCAAAAAAGGCTATTCGAGCGATCCTTGGTGCTACGGACGTCAACGACGAAGAGTTAATGACAACATTCACTGGTGTTGAAGCGTTGATGAATTCTAGCCCTCTTACATATCAATCAGCAAACCCGAAAGATGTCACTCCCTTGACTCCGAACCACTTCCTCCATAGTCAAGCAGGAGGACTCTCAGCGCCTGCGTCCGTTGATGAAAAATCCTTTAACCCGAGGAAAAGATGGAGAAGAATCCAGGAATTGATTTCCCACTTTTGGAAGAGGTGGATGAAAGAATGGCTTCCGTTCCTGAATAGGCGTCAAAAATGGAACGAAACACGAACAGATCTCACAGTGGGAGATGTAGTCCTCGCGATCTCACCAGAGAGTCCTAGAGCGCAGTGGCCCCTTGCAAGGGTGCTGGAAGTCTTCTCAGGTCAAGACGGACATGTCCGGGTGGTGAAACTTCAAGCTGGCAAGGACACTATCGTCAGACCAATTTCCAAGTGTGTTCCATTAGAGTCAAACCGAGGAGATGAAGAACCGTTGAATTAAGTTAGACTGAACATTAACAGAGGTACCCTCTGTCAAGGAGGGGAGAATGAACAGAAGGAATAGTTTCGCTTTTTTGTAAACCGCTTTGGGTCATTTTATTTTCGCATATTTCGTGTTGTCAGCATTAGCGCTCCTTAACACCTACGAGCTCATTGTATTCCTTTGTATAATTTTGCTTTTGCGCCTTCGCCTCGTTATATATGTAGATCAGCTAGTTTTTTCGTCACCTGCTTAGTATAAAGTtagcattttttagttttaggGCGGTTCTGTTTTGGCATTTTCGTTCGGCCAGAATGTTTGGGTTTCTAAACAGAAGACAGAAGTTAAAGggcttttttttggcatttcgtTCGGCcatctccctcaatgccgtaccgggaggcgaggtcggtagcagaaagcagcgaagggccaactgcgtccaaaagcgatcgcacgggccgaaatcccgggatgactcgtttggtacgacgctccagcgccacgtctggaggtactgcatttttctctcttgttcaaacattccgtcaccgtatgcgcaaatgttctggccctcccatacctagcctacccaaaaaatTGATGTACTGTTTTTCACGAAGaactgacatttcagttgattctacaggcatcaAGATAActtaagaaccgtgcgtgtctggtcttcttcaAACAGCGGTGAGAGacggtttcatgcagactgggacgcctaaaatgctctgttacAAACATGGCGGTTTACGAATGAAGTTGTCTCACTGGcgtttctgtggacgaattccagcacctaccgatacaattcggCCAAGTTTTGAaacctaaaaacttcaatcgatgcggtattttgctggtaggactagGTGACCTACAGTaataaaaaatctatgaaatgagaatcggggatcttcccttATCATGAAATGGcggaattacccagaattctttttgggcatgaacaaGCACGAGAGTGGCCCTCATCAATACGGCTGAAGCGCGGCGCGTCGGGGAAAAAGgtagtgagaagacgatttccagccacaTAGTAAGgaatagccctggtgtgtgctgttaacgtagacgtttgatttctgaacaagtttttattatagaaaaATTGCCACGAAGTAGTGCTTTTTCGCTGTAAGAGT
The sequence above is a segment of the Montipora foliosa isolate CH-2021 chromosome 2, ASM3666993v2, whole genome shotgun sequence genome. Coding sequences within it:
- the LOC137991299 gene encoding uncharacterized protein; this encodes MIRLKSCLEGKAEEAISRLEFSGEAYEEAKNTLKRRFGGERRQLQNYLEEIKKIRPLQEGNIQELDKFADILVSTVITLREHNRESELEPGSLLFSLVLEKIPKTMLSRYFRWASESHRLESLQTLRDWMVEESEYQIKATESIEGLGAKGRQREDDRRKNRSFSTLRVRGHPQFQRRCDFCEGSHGIWACPRFREESVEERWRVAKDKKLCFRCLSSNHQGKHCFRSRDCGVDGCKRSHHKLLHLSEDVTNRVASVGDANISNVSSPSQRVIACENTAGNTEQGSEERSQITTLTSAQYKEVVFL
- the LOC137991301 gene encoding uncharacterized protein produces the protein MAPLPLVRLRLPLRAFARVSVDYGGPFITVQGRGKRREKRWLCLFTCLTCRAVHLEMSFGLDTDSFLKCFVRMASRRGYPQEIVSDRGTNFIGADRELRELLDGLDRDKIKDQTVSKGVKWFFNPPLAPHFGGVHEVMIKAAKKAIRAILGATDVNDEELMTTFTGVEALMNSSPLTYQSANPKDVTPLTPNHFLHSQAGGLSAPASVDEKSFNPRKRWRRIQELISHFWKRWMKEWLPFLNRRQKWNETRTDLTVGDVVLAISPESPRAQWPLARVLEVFSGQDGHVRVVKLQAGKDTIVRPISKCVPLESNRGDEEPLN
- the LOC137991300 gene encoding uncharacterized protein, with product MPVSFTLESCDGNVKIPFQALTCPRRVTGTYKIVDWQRYQSSWPHLSVCKFPDPSADPIVDLLIGQDQIDLHFSKCDVKGNPGEPVARLGPLGWSCIGHPDRRSTAKAIQTNLAYTLFWRPRVFDEINDSLKRFWEIKTLGIQKSKPYIMTVEEKIAFEKVNQSLVHDGERYQVAVPWKSDCPTLPNNFEMACSRLKNTEKRLLRQPIVGQEYNQIIASYLDKGYIHKINETDKEPPIVWYLPHFPVCRSERTTTKTRIVFDASAKFQGTSLNEELYAGPKLQNGLFDVLLRFRRFPVAVACDVSEMYLQIRIPIEDRRKFRFLWRNLEVDRKPDIYEFERVVFGDASAPFRAQYVSQENARTYQKEFPHASTTVCKSTYMDDSLDSVRDNQMAIQLFEELQALWAKAGMKARKWLSNSPEVLTMIPQELRAYEINLKDSLPAAKTLGVSWRAQQDVLTFQAKKLPEEDKLTKRIILRKVAGVFDPLGLAGPFVVCAKILLQEMWTKGLNWDEPIDHELSSRAKKWFSELEALQEICAPRCLQESKREKSVSVQTFVDASSEAYGAVSYLRSEYSQGCYVVRIIASKTRVCPLTPISTPRLELMAAVLGLRLTLSILAALDISIGHARFWSDSMNVLYWIRGKGKQYLPFVANRIGEIQSQSNPE